From a region of the Arachis ipaensis cultivar K30076 chromosome B09, Araip1.1, whole genome shotgun sequence genome:
- the LOC107618081 gene encoding uncharacterized protein LOC107618081, giving the protein MSIVCGIPLVECVYCLACARWAWKRCLHTAGHDSETWGLATAEEFEPVPRLCRYILAVYEDDLRNPLWAPPGGYGINPDWLVLRKTYEDTQGRAPPYMLYLDHDHADIVLAFRGLNLAKESDYAVLLDNRLGQRKFDGGYVHNGLLKAAGWVLDAECEVLRELVEKHPNYTLTFAGHSLGSGVAAMLSMVVVQNRDRLGNIERKRVRCYAIAPARCMSLNLAVRYADVINSVVLQDDFLPRTATPLEDIFKSLFCLPCILCLRCMRDTCIPEETMLKDPRRLYAPGRLYHIVERKPFRLGRFPPVVRTAVPVDGRFEHIVLSCNATSDHAIIWIEKEAQRALDLMREKDNTMQIPAKQMMERQETLTRHSQEYKAALQRAKTLDVPHASTPPSQYGTFEEEGEESSRRSQGESSFGSTNRSTVDESWEELIERLFDKDEHGHIVLKKQ; this is encoded by the exons ATGTCAATTGTATGTGGCATACCTCTTGTTGAGTGTGTTTACTGTCTGGCTTGTGCCCGTTGGGCTTGGAAACGATGTCTTCATACTGCAGGCCATGACAGCGAGACTTGGGGCCTTGCCACAGCAGAAGAATTTGAGCCTGTCCCTCGCCTTTGTCGCTATATTTTGGCCGTGTATGAAGATGATCTTCGGAACCCTCTTTGGGCACCTCCTGGTGGCTATGGAATCAACCCTGACTGGTTGGTACTCAGAAAGACATATGAAGATACACAAGGGCGTGCACCGCCCTATATGCTGTATCTTGATCATGATCATGCTGATATAGTACTAGCCTTTAGGGGTCTGAATTTGGCAAAGGAGAGTGACTATGCAGTTCTGTTGGATAATAGATTGGGGCAGAGGAAATTCGATGGGGGATATGTTCACAATGGGCTGCTGAAGGCGGCCGGATGGGTTTTGGATGCTGAATGTGAAGTTTTAAGGGAATTGGTGGAAAAGCATCCAAATTACACTCTGACTTTTGCTGGACACTCCCTTGGATCAGGAGTAGCAGCAATGTTGAGCATGGTGGTGGTGCAGAATCGGGATAGACTTGGAAATATCGAGAGGAAGAGGGTCAGGTGCTATGCTATTGCACCTGCTAGATGTATGTCTCTAAACTTGGCAGTAAGATATGCAGATGTCATCAACTCTGTTGTGCTTCAGGATGACTTCTTACCAAGGACAGCCACTCCATTGGAAGATATATTCAAGTCTCTTTTCTG TTTACCATGCATATTGTGCTTGAGGTGCATGAGAGATACATGTATACCAGAGGAAACGATGTTGAAAGATCCAAGGAGACTATATGCACCTGGTCGCCTTTACCACATTGTCGAGAGAAAGCCTTTTAG ACTGGGAAGGTTTCCCCCAGTTGTGAGGACAGCAGTGCCTGTAGATGGAAGGTTTGAGCATATAGTCCTTTCTTGTAATGCTACATCAGATCATGCCATCATTTGGATAGAGAAAGAAGCACAAAGAGCTCTTGAT TTGATGCGGGAAAAAGATAACACGATGCAAATACCTGCAAAGCAAATGATGGAGCGGCAAGAAACTTTAACTAGACACAGTCAAGAATACAAAGCAGCATTACAAAGAGCTAAGACATTAGATGTTCCTCATGCTTCTACACCACCATCACAATATGGTACTTTTGaagaggagggagaggagagtTCAAGAAGGTCACAGGGTGAGTCTTCTTTTGGCTCGACTAATAGGAGTACAGTGGATGAAAGCTGGGAAGAATTAATTGAGCGTCTTTTCGATAAGGATGAGCATGGCCACATTGTACTCAAGAAACAATGA
- the LOC107618129 gene encoding protein NLP7 isoform X1, translating to MSESEEDKTDFASPKSKEEQQQQSPPQLPPPSAMDFDLDLETSWPLDHLSFVSNNPMSPFLFPISSEQPSSPLWLFSDAEDERHNNTLASAPAFSDFHKIFSCDSNSVTEKPVENANDEDKKLLPPIVAMPPLEILDRYCVIKERMTQALRYFKELTEQNVLAQVWAPVRNGNRFVLTTSGQPFVLDPHSNGLHQYRTVSLMYVFSADGEKEESLGLPGRVYQQKVPEWTPDVQYYSTKEYPRRDHAQHYNVRGTLALPVFEPSMQSCVGVLELIMTSQKINYAPEVDKICRALEAVNLKSSEILGHQYTQICNEGRQNALAEILEILTVVCETHNLPLAQTWVPCRHRSVLAHGGGLKKSCSSFDGSCMGKVCMSTTDIAFYIIDAHLWGFREACVEHHLQQGQGVAGRAFSSHSMSFCRNITRFCKIDYPLVHYALMFGLTSSFSICLRSSHTGDDDYVLEFFLPPRITDFNEQKALLGSILTIMKQHFQSLKIASGVELEQNALVETIEATIEGVHLRFESIPVRQDASPNVREELAQDPSLQKIMMGCNDGGSIGDQIPSLETKNTNKPSERKRGKTEKSISLEVLQRYFAGSLKDAAKSLGVCPTTMKRICRQHGISRWPSRKINKVNRSLSKLKRVIESVQGAEGAFTLNPLSTSPLPFPEHSTPNKFSQQASPTEPQIRENELDASKVLETTRIARAQCLEKMVNDKSGSIREVGKETKGPRAKSCSSADSTNPTSHGSCHGSPPIESSPVKDIFITSNNDQCVGLRSPEATMQPPNNTLSYPTTCAMPDMVATELQEPFGGMLVEDAGSSKDLRNLCPSVAEAIVEDMAPEPCRTNPPFSGLAPKQCMDPLKETVTPFASRKEMKTVTIKATYREDIIRFRVSLNCGIVELKEEVAKRLKLEVGTFDIKYLDDDHEWVLIACDADLQECIDVSRSSASNIIRVLVHEITSHLGSSCESSGE from the exons ATGTCAGAATCTGAAGAAGATAAAACAGACTTTGCTTCTCCAAAGTCAAAggaggaacaacaacaacaatcaccaCCTCAACTTCCTCCTCCTTCCGCCATGGATTTCGATCTGGACTTGGAAACTTCGTGGCCTTTGGATCACTTGTCCTTCGTCTCCAATAACCCCATGTCACCTTTTCTGTTCCCAATCTCATCTGAACAACCTTCTTCTCCTCTTTGGCTCTTCTCTGATGCAGAAGATGAAAGGCACAACAACACTCTTGCTTCAGCTCCAGCTTTCTCTGATTTCCACAAGATATTCTCTT GTGATTCAAACTCAGTAACTGAAAAACCAGTGGAGAATGCTAATGATGAAGACAAGAAACTGTTGCCACCCATTGTGGCTATGCCACCATTGGAAATTTTGGATAGATATTGTGTAATAAAGGAAAGGATGACACAAGCGCTTCGATACTTCAAAGAGTTGACAGAACAGAATGTTCTGGCGCAGGTTTGGGCACCTGTTAGAAATGGTAATAGGTTTGTGCTTACAACTTCAGGTCAACCATTTGTTCTTGATCCACATAGTAATGGACTCCACCAGTATCGAACGGTGTCCCTGATGTACGTGTTTTCGGCGGatggagagaaagaagaaagtcTTGGACTTCCTGGTCGAGTTTATCAGCAAAAAGTACCAGAATGGACACCTGATGTTCAGTATTATTCTACTAAGGAGTATCCTCGCAGAGATCATGCACAACATTACAATGTCCGCGGTACCTTGGCTTTGCCTGTCTTTGAACCTTCAATGCAGTCTTGTGTAGGTGTGTTGGAGTTGATCATGACTTCACAGAAGATTAACTATGCTCCTGAAGTTGACAAAATTTGCAGAGCTCTTGAG gCAGTGAATTTGAAGAGTTCAGAAATTTTAGGCCACCAATACACTCAG ATTTGTAATGAAGGCCGCCAGAATGCGCTAGCAGAGATCTTGGAGATATTGACAGTGGTTTGCGAAACTCACAATTTACCTTTGGCGCAAACATGGGTTCCATGTAGGCATCGGAGTGTTCTGGCCCATGGAGGTGGCCTAAAGAAAAGTTGTTCAAGTTTTGATGGTAGTTGCATGGGGAAAGTTTGCATGTCTACAACTGATATAGCATTCTATATCATAGATGCTCATTTATGGGGTTTCCGAGAGGCCTGTGTCGAACATCACTTACAGCAAGGTCAAGGGGTTGCTGGCAGGGCTTTTTCTTCACATAGCATGAGCTTCTGCAGGAACATTACCCGATTCTGCAAAATTGATTACCCTTTAGTTCATTATGCTCTCATGTTTGGGTTAACTAGCTCCTTTTCAATCTGTTTGCGAAGCTCGCACACCGGAGATGATGACTATGTATTAGAGTTTTTTCTGCCACCTAGGATCACAGACTTTAACGAACAGAAGGCTTTGTTGGGATCCATATTGACAATAATGAAACAACATTTCCAGAGCCTTAAGATTGCTTCTGGTGTTGAACTTGAACAGAATGCTTTGGTTGAAACTATTGAAGCAACAATTGAAGGAGTTCATCTGAGGTTTGAATCTATTCCAGTTAGACAGGATGCTTCACCAAATGTGAGGGAGGAATTGGCACAAGATCCGTCGTTGCAGAAAATAATGATGGGCTGTAATGATGGAGGGAGTATTGGTGATCAGATACCCTCCTTAGAAACTAAAAACACAAATAAGCCATCAGAGAGGAAACGTGGGAAAACTGAGAAATCAATAAGTCTTGAAGTTCTACAACGTTATTTTGCTGGGAGTCTTAAGGATGCTGCAAAGAGCCTTGGTG TTTGCCCCACTACAATGAAGCGCATCTGCAGGCAGCATGGGATATCCCGTTGGCCATCTCGAAAGATCAACAAAGTTAACCGTTCCCTGTCCAAGCTCAAGCGTGTTATTGAATCAGTCCAAGGTGCCGAAGGAGCATTCACTTTGAATCCTCTGAGCACAAGTCCTCTTCCCTTTCCTGAGCATTCTACTCCAAACAAGTTCAGCCAGCAAGCCTCGCCAACTGAACCTCAGATAAGAGAAAATGAATTAGATGCCTCTAAAGTTTTAGAAACAACCAGAATTGCCAGAGCACAGTGTCTCGAGAAAATGGTTAATGATAAAAGCGGTTCTATTCGGGAGGTAGGGAAGGAAACAAAGGGGCCTAGAGCAAAGAGTTGCTCTAGTGCAGATAGCACAAATCCTACTTCTCATGGTTCATGCCATGGTAGCCCTCCTATCGAAAGCTCGCCCGTAAAAGATATATTCATTACATCAAACAATGATCAATGTGTTGGTCTAAGGTCACCAGAGGCAACAATGCAGCCGCCGAATAATACACTGAGCTACCCAACGACTTGCGCTATGCCTGATATGGTGGCAACAGAACTTCAAGAGCCATTCGGAGGAATGCTAGTAGAAGATGCCGGAAGTTCTAAAGACTTGAGAAACCTATGTCCTTCTGTAGCTGAGGCAATTGTGGAGGACATGGCCCCGGAACCTTGCCGGACTAATCCTCCATTTTCTGGGTTGGCTCCCAAACAATGCATGGATCCCCTTAAGGAGACAGTGACACCTTTTGCATCTAGAAAAGAAATGAAGACTGTCACTATTAAGGCAACATATAGAGAAGATATCataaggtttagggtttcttTGAATTGTGGAATTGTGGAACTGAAAGAAGAAGTTGCCAAAAGGTTGAAACTAGAAGTAGGTACTTTTGATATCAAGTACcttgatgatgatcatgaatgggtTTTGATAGCATGTGATGCAGATCTACAAGAGTGCATAGATGTTTCAAGATCATCAGCAAGTAACATAATAAGAGTTTTGGTGCATGAAATAACTTCCCATCTTGGAAGCTCATGCGAGAGCTCAGGGGAGTAA
- the LOC107618129 gene encoding protein NLP7 isoform X3 — translation MPPLEILDRYCVIKERMTQALRYFKELTEQNVLAQVWAPVRNGNRFVLTTSGQPFVLDPHSNGLHQYRTVSLMYVFSADGEKEESLGLPGRVYQQKVPEWTPDVQYYSTKEYPRRDHAQHYNVRGTLALPVFEPSMQSCVGVLELIMTSQKINYAPEVDKICRALEAVNLKSSEILGHQYTQICNEGRQNALAEILEILTVVCETHNLPLAQTWVPCRHRSVLAHGGGLKKSCSSFDGSCMGKVCMSTTDIAFYIIDAHLWGFREACVEHHLQQGQGVAGRAFSSHSMSFCRNITRFCKIDYPLVHYALMFGLTSSFSICLRSSHTGDDDYVLEFFLPPRITDFNEQKALLGSILTIMKQHFQSLKIASGVELEQNALVETIEATIEGVHLRFESIPVRQDASPNVREELAQDPSLQKIMMGCNDGGSIGDQIPSLETKNTNKPSERKRGKTEKSISLEVLQRYFAGSLKDAAKSLGVCPTTMKRICRQHGISRWPSRKINKVNRSLSKLKRVIESVQGAEGAFTLNPLSTSPLPFPEHSTPNKFSQQASPTEPQIRENELDASKVLETTRIARAQCLEKMVNDKSGSIREVGKETKGPRAKSCSSADSTNPTSHGSCHGSPPIESSPVKDIFITSNNDQCVGLRSPEATMQPPNNTLSYPTTCAMPDMVATELQEPFGGMLVEDAGSSKDLRNLCPSVAEAIVEDMAPEPCRTNPPFSGLAPKQCMDPLKETVTPFASRKEMKTVTIKATYREDIIRFRVSLNCGIVELKEEVAKRLKLEVGTFDIKYLDDDHEWVLIACDADLQECIDVSRSSASNIIRVLVHEITSHLGSSCESSGE, via the exons ATGCCACCATTGGAAATTTTGGATAGATATTGTGTAATAAAGGAAAGGATGACACAAGCGCTTCGATACTTCAAAGAGTTGACAGAACAGAATGTTCTGGCGCAGGTTTGGGCACCTGTTAGAAATGGTAATAGGTTTGTGCTTACAACTTCAGGTCAACCATTTGTTCTTGATCCACATAGTAATGGACTCCACCAGTATCGAACGGTGTCCCTGATGTACGTGTTTTCGGCGGatggagagaaagaagaaagtcTTGGACTTCCTGGTCGAGTTTATCAGCAAAAAGTACCAGAATGGACACCTGATGTTCAGTATTATTCTACTAAGGAGTATCCTCGCAGAGATCATGCACAACATTACAATGTCCGCGGTACCTTGGCTTTGCCTGTCTTTGAACCTTCAATGCAGTCTTGTGTAGGTGTGTTGGAGTTGATCATGACTTCACAGAAGATTAACTATGCTCCTGAAGTTGACAAAATTTGCAGAGCTCTTGAG gCAGTGAATTTGAAGAGTTCAGAAATTTTAGGCCACCAATACACTCAG ATTTGTAATGAAGGCCGCCAGAATGCGCTAGCAGAGATCTTGGAGATATTGACAGTGGTTTGCGAAACTCACAATTTACCTTTGGCGCAAACATGGGTTCCATGTAGGCATCGGAGTGTTCTGGCCCATGGAGGTGGCCTAAAGAAAAGTTGTTCAAGTTTTGATGGTAGTTGCATGGGGAAAGTTTGCATGTCTACAACTGATATAGCATTCTATATCATAGATGCTCATTTATGGGGTTTCCGAGAGGCCTGTGTCGAACATCACTTACAGCAAGGTCAAGGGGTTGCTGGCAGGGCTTTTTCTTCACATAGCATGAGCTTCTGCAGGAACATTACCCGATTCTGCAAAATTGATTACCCTTTAGTTCATTATGCTCTCATGTTTGGGTTAACTAGCTCCTTTTCAATCTGTTTGCGAAGCTCGCACACCGGAGATGATGACTATGTATTAGAGTTTTTTCTGCCACCTAGGATCACAGACTTTAACGAACAGAAGGCTTTGTTGGGATCCATATTGACAATAATGAAACAACATTTCCAGAGCCTTAAGATTGCTTCTGGTGTTGAACTTGAACAGAATGCTTTGGTTGAAACTATTGAAGCAACAATTGAAGGAGTTCATCTGAGGTTTGAATCTATTCCAGTTAGACAGGATGCTTCACCAAATGTGAGGGAGGAATTGGCACAAGATCCGTCGTTGCAGAAAATAATGATGGGCTGTAATGATGGAGGGAGTATTGGTGATCAGATACCCTCCTTAGAAACTAAAAACACAAATAAGCCATCAGAGAGGAAACGTGGGAAAACTGAGAAATCAATAAGTCTTGAAGTTCTACAACGTTATTTTGCTGGGAGTCTTAAGGATGCTGCAAAGAGCCTTGGTG TTTGCCCCACTACAATGAAGCGCATCTGCAGGCAGCATGGGATATCCCGTTGGCCATCTCGAAAGATCAACAAAGTTAACCGTTCCCTGTCCAAGCTCAAGCGTGTTATTGAATCAGTCCAAGGTGCCGAAGGAGCATTCACTTTGAATCCTCTGAGCACAAGTCCTCTTCCCTTTCCTGAGCATTCTACTCCAAACAAGTTCAGCCAGCAAGCCTCGCCAACTGAACCTCAGATAAGAGAAAATGAATTAGATGCCTCTAAAGTTTTAGAAACAACCAGAATTGCCAGAGCACAGTGTCTCGAGAAAATGGTTAATGATAAAAGCGGTTCTATTCGGGAGGTAGGGAAGGAAACAAAGGGGCCTAGAGCAAAGAGTTGCTCTAGTGCAGATAGCACAAATCCTACTTCTCATGGTTCATGCCATGGTAGCCCTCCTATCGAAAGCTCGCCCGTAAAAGATATATTCATTACATCAAACAATGATCAATGTGTTGGTCTAAGGTCACCAGAGGCAACAATGCAGCCGCCGAATAATACACTGAGCTACCCAACGACTTGCGCTATGCCTGATATGGTGGCAACAGAACTTCAAGAGCCATTCGGAGGAATGCTAGTAGAAGATGCCGGAAGTTCTAAAGACTTGAGAAACCTATGTCCTTCTGTAGCTGAGGCAATTGTGGAGGACATGGCCCCGGAACCTTGCCGGACTAATCCTCCATTTTCTGGGTTGGCTCCCAAACAATGCATGGATCCCCTTAAGGAGACAGTGACACCTTTTGCATCTAGAAAAGAAATGAAGACTGTCACTATTAAGGCAACATATAGAGAAGATATCataaggtttagggtttcttTGAATTGTGGAATTGTGGAACTGAAAGAAGAAGTTGCCAAAAGGTTGAAACTAGAAGTAGGTACTTTTGATATCAAGTACcttgatgatgatcatgaatgggtTTTGATAGCATGTGATGCAGATCTACAAGAGTGCATAGATGTTTCAAGATCATCAGCAAGTAACATAATAAGAGTTTTGGTGCATGAAATAACTTCCCATCTTGGAAGCTCATGCGAGAGCTCAGGGGAGTAA
- the LOC107618420 gene encoding signal peptide peptidase-like 1: MESLWKLVYLLEPAPVTLITTAVAVTFASAFRALNYGKEMERNRDLSEASITLDRSQALMIPVMSSFSLLLMFYLFSSVSQLLTAFTAVASASSLYFCLSPYVAYLKSQFGLADPFVSRCCSKSFTRIQGLLLISCSVVVAAWLVSGHWILNNLLGISICIAFVSHVRLPNIKICAMLLLCLFVYDIFWVFFSERFFGANVMVSVATQQASNPVHTVANSLSLPGLQLITKKLELPVKIVFPRNLLGGVVPGESATDFMMLGLGDMAIPGMLLALVLCFDYRKSRDTVNLFELHSSKGHKYIWYALPGYAIGLVTALAAGVLTHSPQPALLYLVPSTLGPVIAISWIKKELLELWEGNMPNFNDKDREIEV; the protein is encoded by the exons ATGGAGTCCCTTTGGAAACTCGTGTATCTGCTGGAGCCCGCACCTGTCACCCTCATAACTACAGCTGTAGCTGTGACATTTGCATCTGCTTTTCGAGCTCTAAATTACGGGAAAGAAATGGAGCGAAATCGCGACTTATCGGAAGCATCTATTACACTGGATAGGTCACAAGCATTGATGATACCAGTGATGAGCTCTTTCAGCTTGCTTTTGATGTTCTACTTGTTCTCGTCTGTGTCACAGCTTCTCACAGCGTTCACTGCAGTTGCTTCTGCATCATCCCTTTACTTCTGCTTGTCTCCTTATGTTGCCTATTTGAAGTCACAGTTTGGTTTAGCTGATCCTTTTGTGTCACGCTGTTGCTCAAAATCTTTTACACGAATCCAAGGGCTGCTATTGATATCATGCTCTGTCGTGGTGGCTGCTTGGCTTGTCTCTGGTCATTGGATACTGAATAATTTACTAGGCATATCGATATGCATTGCTTTTGTAAGCCATGTGCGCCTCCCAAACATCAAGATTTGTGCAATGCTCCTTCTTTGTCTATTTGTCTATGACATTTTCTGGGTTTTCTTCTCTGAAAGATTTTTTGGGGCAAATGTCATGGTATCAGTCGCGACACAGCAAGCATCAAATCCTGTGCACACGGTTGCTAATAGTTTGAGTCTTCCTGGGTTGCAACTGATAACAAAGAAATTGGAGTTGCCCGTAAAGATTGTATTTCCCAGAAATTTGTTGGGTGGTGTTGTTCCTGGAGAGAGTGCAACAGATTTTATGATGCTTGGTTTAGGAGACATG gctaTCCCTGGAATGCTCCTGGCTTTAGTTCTCTGCTTTGATTATCGAAAGAGCCGGGATACAGTAAATCTCTTTGAGTTACATTCTTCGAAAGGGCACAAATATATTTGGTATGCATTGCCTGGTTATGCAATTGGTCTGGTGACTGCTTTGGCAGCTGGTGTCTTGACCCACTCTCCTCAACCTGCACTTTTATATCTG GTGCCTTCTACCCTGGGACCCGTAATCGCCATCTCTTGGATTAAAAAGGAGCTACTTGAGTTGTGGGAAGGAAACATGCCAAATTTCAACGATAAGGATCGCGAAATAGAAGTTTAG
- the LOC107619206 gene encoding 60S ribosomal protein L36-3 — MAPKQPSSGLFVGMNKGHIVTKKELPPRPRDRKGKTSKRVHFVRNLIREVAGFAPYEKRITELLKVGKDKRALKVAKRKLGTHKRAKKKREEMSTVLRKMRAGGGGEKKK; from the exons ATGGCTCCTAAGCAGCCAAGTTCGGGTCTGTTCGTCGGAATGAACAAAGGTCACATTGTCACCAAGAAGGAGTTGCCTCCACGTCCCAGGGATCGCAAAGGG AAAACAAGCAAGAGGGTGCACTTTGTAAGGAACCTAATCCGTGAGGTTGCTGGTTTTGCACCTTATGAGAAGCGTATTACTGAGTTGCTCAAGGTTGGAAAGGATAAGAGGGCGCTCAAAGTTGCTAAGAGAAAGCTTGGAACCCACAAGCGTGCTaagaagaagagagaggagatgtCCACCGTTCTCCGCAAGATGAG GGCTGGTGGAGGTGGAGAGAAGAAGAAATga
- the LOC107618129 gene encoding protein NLP7 isoform X2: MQKMKGTTTLLLQLQLSLISTRYSLTSYDVEVKGDSNSVTEKPVENANDEDKKLLPPIVAMPPLEILDRYCVIKERMTQALRYFKELTEQNVLAQVWAPVRNGNRFVLTTSGQPFVLDPHSNGLHQYRTVSLMYVFSADGEKEESLGLPGRVYQQKVPEWTPDVQYYSTKEYPRRDHAQHYNVRGTLALPVFEPSMQSCVGVLELIMTSQKINYAPEVDKICRALEAVNLKSSEILGHQYTQICNEGRQNALAEILEILTVVCETHNLPLAQTWVPCRHRSVLAHGGGLKKSCSSFDGSCMGKVCMSTTDIAFYIIDAHLWGFREACVEHHLQQGQGVAGRAFSSHSMSFCRNITRFCKIDYPLVHYALMFGLTSSFSICLRSSHTGDDDYVLEFFLPPRITDFNEQKALLGSILTIMKQHFQSLKIASGVELEQNALVETIEATIEGVHLRFESIPVRQDASPNVREELAQDPSLQKIMMGCNDGGSIGDQIPSLETKNTNKPSERKRGKTEKSISLEVLQRYFAGSLKDAAKSLGVCPTTMKRICRQHGISRWPSRKINKVNRSLSKLKRVIESVQGAEGAFTLNPLSTSPLPFPEHSTPNKFSQQASPTEPQIRENELDASKVLETTRIARAQCLEKMVNDKSGSIREVGKETKGPRAKSCSSADSTNPTSHGSCHGSPPIESSPVKDIFITSNNDQCVGLRSPEATMQPPNNTLSYPTTCAMPDMVATELQEPFGGMLVEDAGSSKDLRNLCPSVAEAIVEDMAPEPCRTNPPFSGLAPKQCMDPLKETVTPFASRKEMKTVTIKATYREDIIRFRVSLNCGIVELKEEVAKRLKLEVGTFDIKYLDDDHEWVLIACDADLQECIDVSRSSASNIIRVLVHEITSHLGSSCESSGE, encoded by the exons ATGCAGAAGATGAAAGGCACAACAACACTCTTGCTTCAGCTCCAGCTTTCTCTGATTTCCACAAGATATTCTCTT ACATCTTATGATGTTGAGGTCAAAG GTGATTCAAACTCAGTAACTGAAAAACCAGTGGAGAATGCTAATGATGAAGACAAGAAACTGTTGCCACCCATTGTGGCTATGCCACCATTGGAAATTTTGGATAGATATTGTGTAATAAAGGAAAGGATGACACAAGCGCTTCGATACTTCAAAGAGTTGACAGAACAGAATGTTCTGGCGCAGGTTTGGGCACCTGTTAGAAATGGTAATAGGTTTGTGCTTACAACTTCAGGTCAACCATTTGTTCTTGATCCACATAGTAATGGACTCCACCAGTATCGAACGGTGTCCCTGATGTACGTGTTTTCGGCGGatggagagaaagaagaaagtcTTGGACTTCCTGGTCGAGTTTATCAGCAAAAAGTACCAGAATGGACACCTGATGTTCAGTATTATTCTACTAAGGAGTATCCTCGCAGAGATCATGCACAACATTACAATGTCCGCGGTACCTTGGCTTTGCCTGTCTTTGAACCTTCAATGCAGTCTTGTGTAGGTGTGTTGGAGTTGATCATGACTTCACAGAAGATTAACTATGCTCCTGAAGTTGACAAAATTTGCAGAGCTCTTGAG gCAGTGAATTTGAAGAGTTCAGAAATTTTAGGCCACCAATACACTCAG ATTTGTAATGAAGGCCGCCAGAATGCGCTAGCAGAGATCTTGGAGATATTGACAGTGGTTTGCGAAACTCACAATTTACCTTTGGCGCAAACATGGGTTCCATGTAGGCATCGGAGTGTTCTGGCCCATGGAGGTGGCCTAAAGAAAAGTTGTTCAAGTTTTGATGGTAGTTGCATGGGGAAAGTTTGCATGTCTACAACTGATATAGCATTCTATATCATAGATGCTCATTTATGGGGTTTCCGAGAGGCCTGTGTCGAACATCACTTACAGCAAGGTCAAGGGGTTGCTGGCAGGGCTTTTTCTTCACATAGCATGAGCTTCTGCAGGAACATTACCCGATTCTGCAAAATTGATTACCCTTTAGTTCATTATGCTCTCATGTTTGGGTTAACTAGCTCCTTTTCAATCTGTTTGCGAAGCTCGCACACCGGAGATGATGACTATGTATTAGAGTTTTTTCTGCCACCTAGGATCACAGACTTTAACGAACAGAAGGCTTTGTTGGGATCCATATTGACAATAATGAAACAACATTTCCAGAGCCTTAAGATTGCTTCTGGTGTTGAACTTGAACAGAATGCTTTGGTTGAAACTATTGAAGCAACAATTGAAGGAGTTCATCTGAGGTTTGAATCTATTCCAGTTAGACAGGATGCTTCACCAAATGTGAGGGAGGAATTGGCACAAGATCCGTCGTTGCAGAAAATAATGATGGGCTGTAATGATGGAGGGAGTATTGGTGATCAGATACCCTCCTTAGAAACTAAAAACACAAATAAGCCATCAGAGAGGAAACGTGGGAAAACTGAGAAATCAATAAGTCTTGAAGTTCTACAACGTTATTTTGCTGGGAGTCTTAAGGATGCTGCAAAGAGCCTTGGTG TTTGCCCCACTACAATGAAGCGCATCTGCAGGCAGCATGGGATATCCCGTTGGCCATCTCGAAAGATCAACAAAGTTAACCGTTCCCTGTCCAAGCTCAAGCGTGTTATTGAATCAGTCCAAGGTGCCGAAGGAGCATTCACTTTGAATCCTCTGAGCACAAGTCCTCTTCCCTTTCCTGAGCATTCTACTCCAAACAAGTTCAGCCAGCAAGCCTCGCCAACTGAACCTCAGATAAGAGAAAATGAATTAGATGCCTCTAAAGTTTTAGAAACAACCAGAATTGCCAGAGCACAGTGTCTCGAGAAAATGGTTAATGATAAAAGCGGTTCTATTCGGGAGGTAGGGAAGGAAACAAAGGGGCCTAGAGCAAAGAGTTGCTCTAGTGCAGATAGCACAAATCCTACTTCTCATGGTTCATGCCATGGTAGCCCTCCTATCGAAAGCTCGCCCGTAAAAGATATATTCATTACATCAAACAATGATCAATGTGTTGGTCTAAGGTCACCAGAGGCAACAATGCAGCCGCCGAATAATACACTGAGCTACCCAACGACTTGCGCTATGCCTGATATGGTGGCAACAGAACTTCAAGAGCCATTCGGAGGAATGCTAGTAGAAGATGCCGGAAGTTCTAAAGACTTGAGAAACCTATGTCCTTCTGTAGCTGAGGCAATTGTGGAGGACATGGCCCCGGAACCTTGCCGGACTAATCCTCCATTTTCTGGGTTGGCTCCCAAACAATGCATGGATCCCCTTAAGGAGACAGTGACACCTTTTGCATCTAGAAAAGAAATGAAGACTGTCACTATTAAGGCAACATATAGAGAAGATATCataaggtttagggtttcttTGAATTGTGGAATTGTGGAACTGAAAGAAGAAGTTGCCAAAAGGTTGAAACTAGAAGTAGGTACTTTTGATATCAAGTACcttgatgatgatcatgaatgggtTTTGATAGCATGTGATGCAGATCTACAAGAGTGCATAGATGTTTCAAGATCATCAGCAAGTAACATAATAAGAGTTTTGGTGCATGAAATAACTTCCCATCTTGGAAGCTCATGCGAGAGCTCAGGGGAGTAA